A region of Lycium barbarum isolate Lr01 chromosome 1, ASM1917538v2, whole genome shotgun sequence DNA encodes the following proteins:
- the LOC132608074 gene encoding small ribosomal subunit protein eS24z-like: MADKAVTIRTRKFMTNRLLARKQFIIDVLHPGRANVSKAELKEKLASMYVVKDPNAIFVFKFRTHFGGGKSTGFGLIYDSVENAKKYEPKYRLIRNGLDTKVEKSRKQMKERKNRAKKVRGVKKTKAGDAKKK; this comes from the exons ATGGCGGACAAGGCAGTGACAATTAGAACAAGGAAGTTCATGACCAATCGTCTTCTCGCAAGGAAACAATTC ATTATCGATGTCTTGCATCCTGGAAGGGCTAACGTTTCTAAG GCTGAGTTGAAAGAGAAATTGGCAAGTATGTATGTGGTGAAAGATCCCAATGCAATCTTTGTATTCAAGTTCAGGACCCACTTTGGAGGAGGCAAATCTACTGGTTTTGGCTTGATCTATGATTCTGTAGAAAATGCAAAGAAATACGAGCCAAAATACAGGCTGATCAGG AATGGATTAGACACAAAGGTTGAGAAGTCCAGGAAGCAGATGAAGGAGCGGAAAAATAGAGCCAAGAAAGTGCGCGGTGTCAAGAAG ACTAAGGCAGGAGATGCCAAGAAGAAATGA